The following are encoded together in the Streptomyces tsukubensis genome:
- a CDS encoding ammonium transporter, whose protein sequence is MPPGITLAADAPQLSAANTGFMLICSALVMLMTPALAFFYGGMVRVKSTLNMLMMSFISLGIVTILWVLYGFSIAFGSDHGSLFGWSSEYVGLSDIGITQLWPGYTIPVYVFAVFQLMFAIITPALISGALADRVKFTAWTLFIALWVTIVYFPVAHWVWGDGGWAFDLGVIDFAGGTAVHINAGAAALGVILVIGKRVGFKKDPMRPHSLPLVMLGAGLLWFGWFGFNAGSWLGNDDGVGAVMFLNTQVATAAAMLAWLAYEKIRHGAFTTLGAASGAVAGLVAITPSGGAVSPLGAIAVGAIAGVLCAMAVGLKYRFGYDDSLDVVGVHLVGGVAGSLLVGLFATGGVQSDAKGLFYGGGLDQLGKQAAGVFGVLAYSLVVSAVLAFLIDRTMGMRVPEDDEVSGIDQVEHAETAYDYAGAGGGTSTRSTGPSLAGREPAAAPNKKVDA, encoded by the coding sequence ATGCCTCCAGGCATCACGCTTGCCGCAGACGCACCACAGCTGTCTGCCGCCAACACGGGCTTCATGCTCATTTGTTCCGCGCTGGTGATGCTCATGACGCCGGCGCTGGCCTTCTTCTATGGAGGCATGGTCCGCGTCAAGAGCACGCTGAACATGCTGATGATGAGTTTCATCAGCCTCGGGATCGTCACGATCCTGTGGGTGCTCTACGGCTTCAGCATCGCCTTCGGCTCCGACCACGGCAGCCTCTTCGGCTGGTCCTCGGAGTACGTCGGCCTGAGCGATATCGGTATCACCCAACTCTGGCCGGGCTACACGATCCCGGTCTACGTCTTCGCCGTCTTCCAGCTCATGTTCGCGATCATTACCCCCGCCCTGATCAGCGGCGCGCTCGCGGACCGCGTGAAGTTCACGGCCTGGACCCTCTTCATCGCCCTCTGGGTCACCATCGTCTACTTCCCGGTCGCGCACTGGGTGTGGGGCGACGGCGGCTGGGCCTTCGACCTCGGCGTCATCGACTTCGCGGGCGGCACCGCCGTCCACATCAACGCCGGCGCCGCGGCGCTCGGTGTGATCCTCGTGATCGGAAAGCGGGTCGGCTTCAAGAAGGACCCGATGCGGCCGCACAGCCTGCCGCTGGTCATGCTCGGAGCGGGACTGCTGTGGTTCGGCTGGTTCGGGTTCAACGCCGGCTCGTGGCTGGGCAACGACGACGGCGTGGGCGCGGTGATGTTCCTCAACACCCAGGTCGCCACCGCTGCCGCCATGCTGGCCTGGCTCGCCTACGAGAAGATCAGGCACGGCGCGTTCACCACCCTTGGCGCGGCGTCCGGCGCCGTCGCCGGCCTCGTGGCCATCACTCCATCGGGTGGCGCTGTCAGCCCGCTGGGCGCCATCGCCGTCGGAGCCATCGCCGGGGTGCTCTGCGCCATGGCTGTCGGGCTCAAGTACCGCTTCGGCTACGACGACTCCCTTGATGTCGTCGGTGTCCACCTCGTAGGCGGAGTCGCCGGTTCCCTCCTTGTCGGCCTCTTCGCCACCGGCGGCGTGCAGTCCGACGCCAAGGGCCTCTTCTACGGCGGTGGACTCGACCAGCTCGGCAAGCAGGCAGCGGGCGTCTTCGGTGTCCTCGCGTACTCTCTCGTCGTCTCCGCGGTTCTCGCCTTCCTCATCGACAGGACGATGGGGATGCGAGTACCGGAGGACGACGAGGTCTCCGGCATCGACCAGGTCGAACACGCCGAGACCGCCTACGACTACGCCGGCGCGGGCGGCGGCACCTCCACGCGCAGCACGGGCCCCTCCCTCGCCGGTAGGGAACCAGCGGCGGCGCCGAACAAGAAGGTGGACGCATGA
- a CDS encoding P-II family nitrogen regulator, whose product MKLITAVVKPHRLDEIKEALQAFGVHGLTVTEASGYGRQRGHTEVYRGAEYTVDLVPKIRIEVLAEDEDVEQLLEVVVKAARTGKIGDGKVWSVPVETAVRVRTGERGPDAL is encoded by the coding sequence ATGAAGCTGATCACCGCGGTCGTCAAACCGCACCGTCTGGACGAGATCAAGGAGGCGCTCCAAGCCTTCGGGGTGCACGGGCTGACCGTGACGGAGGCCAGCGGCTACGGCCGCCAGCGCGGACACACCGAGGTCTACCGTGGCGCCGAGTACACCGTGGATCTCGTACCGAAGATCCGTATCGAGGTACTGGCCGAGGACGAGGACGTGGAGCAACTGCTGGAGGTCGTCGTCAAGGCCGCGCGTACCGGCAAGATCGGCGACGGCAAGGTCTGGAGCGTGCCGGTGGAGACGGCCGTCCGCGTCAGGACCGGCGAACGCGGCCCCGACGCGCTCTAG
- a CDS encoding [protein-PII] uridylyltransferase gives MTSPDVTNETDESGPSCYAAARLSLLHQERQAGPSRRAALAKLTDDWLGGLFRAAKGDLRGVALVAVGGYGRGELSPRSDLDLLLLHSGGDSKAVAALADHLWYPVWDLGIALDHSVRTVGEARRTAGEDLKVQLGLLDARHIAGDLGMTTGLRSAVLADWRNQAPKRLPLLQELCAERADRQGELRFLLEPDLKEARGGLRDATALRAVAASWLADAPRAGLAEARRDLLDVRDALHLATGRATDRLALQEQDQVAAELGLLDADTLLRQVYEAARTIAYAADVTWREVARVLRSRSVRPRLRAMLGGGKPAAARTPLAEGVVEQEGEVVLALAARPDRDPVLPLRAAAAAAQAGLPLSLHAVRRLAAASRPLPTPWPAEAREQLVTLLGAGRATVDVWEALEAEELITRLLPDWERVRCRPQRNPVHTWTVDRHLVEATVRAASLTRRVSRPDLLLVAALLHDIGKGWPGDHSKAGETIARDVATHVGFDRRDVDVVATLVRHHLLLIDTATRRDLDDPATVRAVADAVGSESTLELLHALTEADALATGPAAWSSWRAGLVADLVGRAAAVLSGEAPAQPKPAAPTAEQERLAIEAFRTGGPVLSLRAETEDPPVGESADVAAQEATAREEQEPLGVELLIAVPDQPGVLPAVAGILAMHRLTVRTAELRTMGLSDVATAHEPATETTDVPTDGSPAVLVLEWRVAAQYGALPQASRLRADLVRALDGSLDIPARLAEREAAYPRRRGIAAPPPRVTVAPAASRHATVIEVRAQDVPGLLHRLGRALDAADVRVRSAHVSTLGANAVDAFYVTRDGAPLAADEAAAVAAALEKTLR, from the coding sequence GTGACGAGCCCCGACGTGACGAACGAAACGGATGAATCAGGCCCCAGCTGCTACGCGGCGGCCCGGCTGAGCCTCCTCCATCAGGAGAGGCAAGCCGGGCCTTCGCGCCGTGCGGCGCTGGCGAAGCTGACCGACGACTGGCTCGGTGGCCTCTTCCGAGCCGCCAAGGGCGACCTGCGCGGCGTCGCCCTGGTCGCCGTCGGTGGCTACGGCCGCGGTGAACTCTCGCCCCGCAGCGACCTCGACCTGCTCCTCCTGCACAGCGGCGGTGACAGCAAGGCGGTGGCGGCGCTCGCCGACCACCTCTGGTACCCGGTGTGGGACCTCGGTATCGCCCTCGACCACTCCGTGCGCACCGTCGGCGAAGCGCGAAGGACCGCGGGGGAGGACCTCAAGGTCCAGCTCGGCCTCCTCGACGCCAGGCACATCGCGGGCGATCTCGGTATGACCACGGGACTGCGTTCCGCAGTCCTCGCCGACTGGCGCAACCAGGCCCCCAAACGACTCCCCCTCCTTCAGGAACTCTGTGCCGAACGGGCCGACCGCCAGGGCGAACTGCGCTTCCTGCTCGAACCCGACCTCAAAGAGGCCCGCGGCGGGCTGCGCGACGCCACCGCGCTGCGCGCCGTAGCCGCGTCGTGGCTCGCCGACGCTCCCAGGGCGGGGCTCGCGGAGGCGCGTCGCGACCTGCTGGACGTACGAGACGCCCTGCATCTGGCCACCGGGCGCGCCACGGACCGCCTCGCCCTCCAAGAACAGGACCAGGTCGCGGCGGAGCTCGGTCTGCTCGACGCCGACACTCTCCTACGGCAGGTGTACGAAGCCGCCCGCACCATCGCCTACGCCGCCGACGTCACATGGCGCGAGGTCGCACGGGTACTGCGCTCACGATCCGTACGTCCCCGGCTGCGCGCCATGCTCGGCGGCGGCAAGCCCGCCGCCGCCCGCACCCCCTTGGCCGAGGGCGTCGTCGAGCAGGAGGGCGAAGTCGTCCTCGCCCTCGCGGCACGCCCCGACCGCGACCCGGTCCTTCCGCTGCGCGCCGCCGCCGCGGCCGCACAGGCGGGCCTGCCACTCTCCCTGCACGCCGTACGGCGCCTGGCCGCGGCCTCCCGGCCGCTGCCCACGCCCTGGCCTGCCGAGGCCCGCGAACAGCTCGTCACGCTGCTCGGTGCGGGCCGCGCCACGGTCGATGTCTGGGAGGCGCTGGAGGCCGAGGAGCTGATCACCCGGCTGCTGCCCGACTGGGAACGGGTGCGGTGCCGCCCTCAGCGCAACCCCGTGCACACCTGGACCGTCGATCGTCACCTTGTCGAGGCCACCGTCCGCGCCGCGTCGCTCACGCGCCGTGTCTCCCGCCCCGACCTGCTGCTCGTGGCGGCGCTCCTGCACGACATCGGCAAGGGCTGGCCCGGCGACCACTCCAAAGCGGGCGAGACCATCGCCCGCGACGTGGCGACCCACGTCGGCTTCGACCGGCGCGACGTGGACGTCGTGGCCACCCTCGTACGCCACCATCTGCTCCTCATCGACACGGCCACCCGCCGTGACCTCGACGACCCGGCGACCGTACGGGCCGTCGCGGACGCCGTGGGCAGCGAGTCAACCCTCGAACTCCTTCACGCCCTCACCGAGGCGGACGCTCTCGCCACCGGCCCCGCCGCCTGGTCCTCCTGGCGCGCCGGACTCGTCGCCGATCTCGTCGGCCGGGCCGCCGCCGTCCTCTCCGGCGAGGCTCCGGCGCAGCCGAAACCCGCGGCGCCCACGGCGGAACAGGAAAGACTCGCCATCGAGGCGTTCCGTACCGGCGGTCCCGTTCTCTCCCTGCGCGCCGAGACCGAGGACCCGCCCGTCGGGGAGTCGGCTGACGTCGCGGCGCAGGAGGCGACAGCCCGGGAGGAGCAGGAGCCCCTCGGTGTCGAGCTGCTCATCGCCGTCCCCGACCAACCGGGTGTGCTCCCCGCGGTCGCCGGGATCCTCGCGATGCACCGCCTCACGGTGCGCACCGCGGAACTGCGGACCATGGGCCTGTCCGACGTGGCGACCGCCCATGAGCCGGCCACGGAAACGACCGACGTCCCCACCGACGGGAGCCCCGCCGTACTCGTCCTGGAGTGGCGGGTGGCCGCGCAGTACGGCGCGCTGCCGCAGGCCTCCAGGCTGCGCGCCGACCTCGTACGCGCCCTCGACGGCTCGCTCGACATCCCGGCCCGGCTCGCGGAGCGAGAGGCCGCCTACCCCCGCCGCCGCGGCATCGCCGCCCCGCCGCCCCGGGTGACGGTCGCACCCGCGGCGTCGCGCCACGCGACGGTCATCGAGGTACGTGCCCAGGACGTACCGGGGCTGCTGCACCGGCTCGGGCGTGCGCTGGACGCCGCGGACGTACGGGTGCGCAGCGCGCATGTGAGCACCCTGGGGGCCAACGCCGTGGACGCGTTCTATGTCACCCGTGACGGTGCCCCGCTGGCGGCGGACGAAGCGGCGGCCGTCGCGGCAGCGCTGGAGAAGACACTGCGCTGA
- the ffh gene encoding signal recognition particle protein — MFDTLSDRLSATFKSLRGKGRLSEADIDATAREIRIALLEADVALPVVRAFIKKIKERALGAEVSQALNPAQQVIKIVNEELVGILGGETRRLRFAKQPPTVIMLAGLQGAGKTTLAGKLGKWLQGQGHSPLLVACDLQRPNAVNQLGVVAERAGVSIYAPEPGNGVGDPVKVAKDSIEYAKNKVHDVVIVDTAGRLGIDQELMRQAADIRDAVSPDEVLFVVDAMIGQDAVNTAEAFRDGVGFDGVVLSKLDGDARGGAALSIAHVTGKQIMFASNGEKLDDFDAFHPDRMASRILDMGDMLTLIEQAEKTFSQQEAEDMARKLQKGPKEFTLDDFLAQMEQVRKMGSISKLLGMLPGMGQMKDQINNLDERDVDRTAAIIKSMTPAERHEPTLINGSRRARIAKGSGVEVSAVKNLVERFFEARKMMSKMAQGGGMPGMPGMPGSGGGPGRQKKQQKQAKGKRKSGNPMKRKAEEQAALARREQASQEGSPFGLPQGEPGKDFELPDEFKKFMG; from the coding sequence GTGTTCGATACCCTCTCCGATCGCCTCTCAGCGACATTCAAGAGCCTCCGTGGCAAGGGGCGTCTGTCCGAGGCGGACATCGATGCCACCGCGCGCGAGATTCGTATCGCCCTCCTTGAGGCGGACGTCGCGCTGCCTGTCGTGCGCGCCTTCATCAAGAAGATCAAGGAGCGGGCCCTCGGAGCCGAGGTGTCCCAGGCGCTGAACCCCGCGCAGCAGGTCATCAAAATCGTCAACGAGGAACTGGTGGGCATCCTCGGTGGCGAGACTCGCCGCCTCAGGTTCGCCAAGCAGCCGCCGACCGTCATCATGCTCGCCGGTCTCCAGGGTGCGGGTAAGACCACGCTGGCCGGAAAGCTCGGCAAGTGGCTTCAGGGTCAGGGCCACTCGCCGCTGCTCGTCGCGTGCGACCTCCAGCGGCCGAACGCGGTCAATCAGCTCGGCGTGGTCGCCGAGCGGGCCGGCGTCTCGATCTACGCGCCGGAGCCCGGCAATGGCGTGGGGGACCCCGTCAAGGTCGCCAAGGACTCCATCGAGTACGCGAAGAACAAGGTCCACGACGTCGTCATCGTGGACACGGCGGGCCGCCTCGGCATCGACCAGGAACTGATGCGGCAGGCCGCGGACATTCGCGACGCGGTCAGCCCCGATGAGGTGCTGTTCGTCGTCGACGCCATGATCGGCCAAGACGCGGTGAACACCGCCGAAGCCTTCCGTGACGGTGTCGGCTTTGACGGCGTGGTGCTCTCCAAGCTCGACGGCGACGCTCGCGGTGGCGCCGCTCTGTCGATCGCCCACGTCACGGGCAAACAGATCATGTTCGCCTCCAACGGCGAGAAGCTGGACGACTTCGACGCGTTCCACCCGGACCGCATGGCGTCCCGCATCCTCGACATGGGCGACATGCTCACCCTGATCGAGCAGGCCGAGAAGACCTTCAGCCAGCAAGAGGCCGAAGACATGGCCCGCAAGCTCCAGAAGGGGCCGAAGGAGTTCACGCTCGACGACTTCCTGGCCCAGATGGAGCAGGTCAGGAAGATGGGGTCCATCTCCAAGCTGCTCGGCATGCTGCCGGGCATGGGGCAGATGAAGGACCAGATCAACAACCTGGACGAGCGGGACGTCGACCGGACCGCCGCCATCATCAAGTCGATGACCCCCGCAGAGCGCCACGAGCCGACGCTCATCAACGGCTCGCGCCGTGCCCGCATCGCCAAGGGCTCCGGCGTGGAGGTCAGCGCCGTCAAGAACCTCGTCGAGAGGTTCTTCGAGGCCCGCAAGATGATGTCGAAGATGGCACAGGGCGGCGGCATGCCGGGTATGCCGGGAATGCCGGGAAGTGGTGGCGGTCCCGGCCGCCAGAAGAAGCAGCAGAAGCAGGCCAAGGGTAAGCGCAAGAGTGGCAACCCCATGAAGCGCAAGGCCGAGGAGCAGGCGGCGCTCGCGCGGCGTGAGCAGGCCTCCCAGGAGGGCAGCCCCTTCGGGCTTCCGCAGGGAGAGCCCGGCAAGGACTTCGAACTGCCTGACGAGTTCAAGA